The region AGCTCTACCTCGAGCACGGCCTGGGTGCCCGCGACGACGCGATCGCCATGCAGTACCTCGTGCCGGACTGGAGCTTCGACCCGAAGCGTCCCTGCCTCGTGCGCTGAGGAGCGGGATGAGCCTCGACCCTGACCTCGCCCGCTTCATCGCGGACGTCGAGGCGAAGCGCGGACGCCCGGTCTGGGAGGTCACGATCCCGGAGGCGCGCGCGCAGATGCGGGCGCTCCGGGTCGACAGCGTGCGTCCGGAGGACGTCGTACCCGTCGGCGACGTGACCGACGTCCTCCTCGACGACCTGCCCGCTCGGGTCTACCGGCCCGCCGTCGTCGACGGTCCGGTCCCGACGGTCGTCTACCTCCACGGCGGCGGCTGGTTCCGCGGGGACATCGACACCCACGACCAGGTCGTACGCCGCCTCGTGCGCGACACCGGCGCGGTGCACGTCAGCGTCGGCTACCGCCTCGCTCCCGAGGACCCCTGGCCCGCGGCGCCCGACGACGCGGTGCGCGCGGTCCGCTGGGTCGCCGACCGGCTGGCCGACCTCGGCGGGTCCGAGGTGCTCGCCGTCGCCGGCGACTCGG is a window of Nocardioides oleivorans DNA encoding:
- a CDS encoding alpha/beta hydrolase, giving the protein MSLDPDLARFIADVEAKRGRPVWEVTIPEARAQMRALRVDSVRPEDVVPVGDVTDVLLDDLPARVYRPAVVDGPVPTVVYLHGGGWFRGDIDTHDQVVRRLVRDTGAVHVSVGYRLAPEDPWPAAPDDAVRAVRWVADRLADLGGSEVLAVAGDSAGGNLAAIATQELRGEVDIAAQLLIYPATDLLGHHPSKDEFASGFLLSRAMTDWINTQYFSGVAPAPGDWRHSPLHGDLAGLPPAVVATAECDLLRDEGEAYAAALSAAGVRVDVVRHAGMIHGFMDQGHVSPAAAAATRDVNRRFAEMLASVS